AGGTTCCTTCAATGACCTGGGCACGGTACCAGGTGGTGGTGTCAACAATTACCTGTTCGGTATCGGATGTTGCTCCCGGGATACTGTCCCAGGTAATTGAATCGGTGGATTGCTGCCATTGGATGCTGCCTCTGTAGCTGTTTAGGATTAAAAGAGCAGTGTCACCGGTGCATACGGTTGTTTGAGCAGAACACAGATTAAAACACAGATTAAGAAGGATTACCACCGAGAAAACGGGGCAGGCACAGATAAAGAGCAGTGTTTTTTTCATTATTTATAGGGTTTAAATATCTGTTTATTTATATATATCACCTCTAAAATCGATAACATTTATGAATATAGTATCTGCAGGTTCACAATTTTGACAATTTCGATCGGGATGGCACATGATAATTTTTATCCTTCAAGATTTTCTCAATATCTTTTTGTTCATTATCTGAAACGGAAGGAATATGATAATATCCTTCTATTTCAGTTACTTTTATTTTATTTTTTGGTAACAGATATAAAAAATCTTTAATAATCTTAAATATAGAATCTTCAACTTCTAATTCAAGTAATTTCATTTTAGCGTTTTGTTTCATGATTTATTTAAAATTTGCAGTAAAATTACACAATTTATGTAAAGGACACCGCTAAGAAATTCAAAGTAAAGTAACAACATTATTAAATGCAAGGAAAAAGCAAAAAATTTAGAATTTTAGCGTTTTCATGATAGACTAATTAAATTAATTTCTTTTATTTCAACAAAATCCTTACGGTTAAATGTTGCTACTTGAGAAATCTGGTTACCTAACCCAATGCTTGCAATTTCAAAATCATGAATTTTCAAACCAACAGGTTCGTACTTTGATAATAATTCTTCAAAAATCGAAAAGCTACTTAATGTTGGGAACAAAACATTCATAGAACTCTTAATATCATTAACAACACTTAACGCATCCTTAATTTGAATAGGGAACTTACCTCGAGTTACAACAGCTAAAAATTCAGAGATATTTTTTGAAGTCGTAAATTGCTCATATTTTGTATCAAGAAGGAAATTTTGTGATTTTGTAAAAAACTTCGAGTCCTCATCAATAGCATAAACGAAAATATTTGTATCTATAACTATTTTACTCATAGGCTTTTTCTCTAATATTAATATTATCAAATTGACCTTTCAGTTTAAAAGTTTTCATAATTGGCTTTTTTGAATTTTTTGATTTTATTTTATTTGATGATAAAGGTTTATTCTTTATCCCGAGTACTCGGGATTGTTTTGTTTTCTTTTCAGGCCGCATCAATATAATTAATGCATCATAATCAGTACCTTTAGGCAATGGCTTCAAAGGTATGAGCTTGCCATTATTACATTTAGCAGATATTGTTATAGTTTCCATAATAATAAGTGGTGATAATACTTTATTTTTAACTACTGTCTAGTTGTCTATGATTATATACAAGTGTTTTATTTATATTTTCAATGTTTGGTCAGCATAATATGAGATCCCTTTTGTCTTTTTATTATCCATCCTTTTCGCTGGAACTTTTTTACAGCATCTGTCCCGGAACAAAGTTTTAACCTGTCACTCATACTTCAACAGCAATTCTTTTGCGGAAATATTTTTTTGCTCTTGTTGCAGGGGGGGTGTTTTTTCATTCATCACTTCCAACCATAATTCAATGGCTTCTTTGATGTTTTCTTCCGCTTCGGCAAGTGTCTTTCCCTGCGACAAACAGCCCGGTAATGCAGGAACCTCTGCTACATAATAGCCGGTTTCGTCTTTTTCTATAAGCACATCTAATTTCATATTATTTTGTTTTGTGTCAAAAGTAGTGATTTAAAGTTAATTGTTAATTTTCCGAGTGTCTTATCAATTTTGTTTTTGTGAATAGTTGCAATTTTATAATTTGTCATAAATCGCATCGCTTTTAGCATATCCCTTCAAAAATTCCTGCATTGCGAATTGTACCCATTCTTCTTCTTCGGAATTTTTTTTAATATGCCTTTGTATTTTATCTTTTCTGAAATATTGTAAATAATGATATAATTGTTCAAGTGCCGGTTCGGGCAACATGTCAATTTCTTTTGTTATTTTTTCTTTAATGCTCATAGGGTATGTTTAAAAATAAATATAAATACCATCATTAATAGCTTTTCATTATTTTTTGGATTGTGACTTTTTTTTGTTGAAAAAATCAGAAAATCCAAACGGAAAAGCCATAGAAGTGATAATGATCAGCAGCATTATTGCTAATAAATAAATCGCAATTGTTCCAAGTGTTTCCATAATTATATTTTCTCCCCAATTGTATTTACGGCAAAACTTCTCTCTTTCACATTATACACATTTCCTTTAGCCAAAACGTGTACGGTAAGGTTTTCAATAGAGATGGGCTTTCCCTGCTCTATTTCGGTGATGTTGCTATGGCGGATATCATGGCCGTCAACGATTATAACCAATCCTGATCCAATAGCTTCCATTTTAGAACCACCTGTAATTAACACACCGGTATTTTCTCCCAAACCGATCCCTATACAAGATGGATTGCTCACAACTGCCTGGGCCAGCCGGCCAAATCTTCCTCTTTTTACAAAATGAGAATCGATTATCACATCCTGCATAAAAGCCAGACCGGTAGTGATTTTCACCTGTCCTTTTAAAAGCGCCTCTGAACTGCTTCCCTGGTAGATCATGGTGTTAGACATAGCCATAGCGCCTGCACTGGTTCCTGCGATCACAAAATTTTCATTCCTGTATCTTTGTTGTAAGATCTCAAGAAATTCTGTCCCACCCAAGATCGTGCTTAACCTCAATTGATTACCTCCTGTAAACATCACACCATCTGCTTTTGATATCCGTTCCACATATTCAGGTATTTGTACATCTTCTCTGCTCCTGATATGCAAAACACCAACATTGCTGCAACCCAGATTACCAAATCCTTCTATGTACTTTTCACCTATTTCTTCTGGTATTGAAGATGCAGTAGTAATAATTTCAATATGGGAATCTACCCCTTTTATTTCAGTTACTATCCGGTTTAATATCTCCGGTTGGAAAAAATTCAGCGATAATTGCTGCAGTAAAACCGGTTCTTCTTCCGTGCCTTTATCCTCGCTGCCTCCTATGGCTATTAATTTACCTTTGGGATTATCCATTTCAATGTTAAATTTTTATTGCAAATGTAAGTAAAATTATGAAATTTGTAAATTTGGAAATATAAAGTATGGAGTGGGGAGCCTGGGACAGGGAGCAGGGAGTAATCACCATCCACTATTCTCCTCGCTCAAATGTTGAGGTGATCTTGCGGTGTATTTAATGAACTGTATGTGTATTTTCAAATGAGCGTCTGTACACACCCCAGTTACCCCGCTGTCAGCGGGGTAACATCTCCTCTTTTTAGAGGGGATTTAAAACTTTCTTTTTAGAGACGGAATTAAAACCCTGTTTTTAGTGGGGGATTAAAACTGTAATATATTCCGCTATTCGTATATTTGCATCGGGATAAAATTAATTAATGGTAACGAGATGAAAATATTAGAGATCAAAGCTATGCGCGGACCGAACTATTGGTCGGTAAGGAGGCACAAGCTAATAGTAATGCGGCTTGACCTTGAGGATATGGATCACCGTCCTACCAATAAGATCAGGGGATTTTATGGGCGGCTTAAGAAAATGCTGCCGGGTTTGTATGAACACCGGTGTTCCCCGGGTAAACCTGGCGGTTTTTTTCAAAGAGTAAAGAAGGGTACCTGGATGGGACATGTGATTGAACATATTTCGCTTGAAATACAATCGCTTGCCGGCATGGAATGTGGATTTGGAAGGACAAGGTCAACAGGTGAGCCGGGTATCTACAACGTTGTATTTTCTTATATGGAAGAAAAAGTAGGACGGTATGCTGCAAAAGCTTCTGTGAGCATTGCAGAAGCGCTTACAGAAGGAACAGAATATGATCTTGAAGGTGATATCCAGGCTATGCGCGAGATACGTGAAGATGAACGATTAGGGCCCAGCACCGGTTCAATCGTCCAGGAAGCTATCAGCAGAGGTATCCCTTACATACGAATGAACAATCAATCTTTTGTTCAATTAGGCTATGGTATTAATCAGAGACGTATCCGGGCAACGATCACAAGCCAGACCAGTGATATTGCTGTTGAAATTGCCTGTGATAAGGAAGAAACAAAAGACCTTCTCCAAAAAGCAAATATACCAGTTGCAAAAGGCGCGATAATAACTACGCAACGGGAGCTTAAAAAAGCGGTTAAACATCTTGGCTATCCTTTGGTAACCAAGCCTGTGGACGGACACCAGGGAAAAGGAGCTACGATCAATATTACCAATTGGGATGAGGCAGTAAAAGGTTTTGTAGCTGCCGGGGATTATTCAATAAAAGTGGTCATAGAAAAATTTGTTACGGGGTTTGATTTCAGGTTATTGGTTATTAATTATAAGTTCGTAGCAGCTGCATTGCGGACTCCGGCTCACGTAGAAGGTGATGGAAAGTCGTCCATTCAACAATTGATTGATAAAGTAAATAAGGACCCGCGAAGGGGGTATGGGCATGAAAATGTACTCACAGAGATCAGGGTGGATGAGATGACAAAAAATATTTTGAATATAGCCGGGCGTAAACTCGATTCTGTTTTACCCAAAGGTGAGCAGTTTTATTTAAAAACTACTGCCAACCTCAGTACGGGTGGAACGGCAACAGATGTTAGCGATACGGTACATCCCTACAATATTTTTATGGCTGAGCGCATAGCAAGGATTATTGGGTTGGATATTTGCGGTATTGATATTATGGCGCCTGATCTTACTATGCCCGTCAATGAAAACGGGGGGGCTATTTTAGAGGTAAACGCTGCACCGGGTTTCAGGATGCATCTTGCTCCTACCGAGGGTTTGCCGAGAAATGTTGCTGAGCCGGTGATTGATATGCTTTACCCCCAGAACAATACCGCTACCATCCCGATCATTACAGTCACAGGTACCAATGGTAAAACAACCACTGTCAGGTTGATCGCCCATATATTAAAAACGGTAGATTACAAAGTAGGGTTTACTACAACAGATGGTATTTACATACAAAACAGGATGCTTGAAGTTGGTGATTGTACCGGGCCGCGAAGCGCTGAATTTGTACTGAAAGATCCTACCGTAAATTTTGCTGTGCTGGAATGTGCAAGAGGCGGCATACTAAGAGCCGGGTTAGGTTTCCTTCGTTGCGATGCAGCCGTGGTGACCAATATTGCAGGTGCGGACCACCTGGGATTGAAAGACATCCATACAGCAGAAGAAATGGCAAGGGTTAAATCTGTTGTACCTGAAACTGTATTTCGAAACGGATATGCAATTCTAAATGCCGATGACGACCTGGTATTTGGTATGAAAAAAAATCTCGATTGCAAAATAGCCTTATTCAGTATGGATGAAAAAAACCCGCGCATTAAAAAACATTGTAATGATGGCGGGTTGGCAACAATTGTTGAAAACGGATACATTACGATTTGCAAAGGTAACTGGAAGATAAGAGTGGATAAAGTGGTAAATATTCCGTTGACCTTCTCGGGTAAAGCGATCTTTAATATACAAAATATACTTCCTGCTGTGCTTGCCGGTTTTGTCCGCAATATTAAAATAGAAGATATACGGGTTGCTTTGCAAACTTTTATACCTTCTCCCGCACAAACTCCGGGGAGGATGAATTTTTTCCAGTTCAAAGAATTTGAAGTACTGGTTGATTTTGCACATAATACTGAAGGATTTAAGGCCCTTGGAAAATTTCTTGAAAAAGTAGAGACCAGCCCCAAAATAGGGATCATCGCAGGGGTTGGAGACCGCAGAGATGAAGACCTTATAGAGCTTGGAGCATTGTCTGCACGGATGTATGATGAAATCATCATTCGCTGTGACAAAAATTTAAGAGGAAGACCGGTTCAGGAACTCATTGACTTACTTGTTGAAGGAATTCACTCACAGGATAATGACAAACCGTGGAAAGCTATTCCGAATGAGCTGGAAGCCATTGCATACGCGCTCAAAAACGCCCCAAAAGGGTCATTAAATATTATTTGCAGCGATACGATTCCCGAAGCCCTTGACTTAGTTAAAAAACTTAAGGAAGAGGAGGATAAGTTTGTGCTTACGAAGGCGGATATTTCGTAGCTGAATATCGCTGACGGCTTTATCGGTAATTACTAACCTCATCGCTTTTTCGCTTTTCCGTAAACAGTTTCCTGCGCTTGCTTGAGCGTATAATATTTTAACCTGCCTGCTTTGTGATCGGCTAATGTTTTATCAAGTTCCTGTTTTTGGGCATGGGTTAAAATAGTTTCATCGTGCGAATAAATCTTTAGCATTTTATAAACCACTTCTAACACATTCTCTTCTGCGCTATCAATGTATTGATGAACTTTTTTTCTATTTGACAGATAGCGTTATATACACTGCGAAATGGTCGCTGTAGCCGCCTAAATATTTTTGGCCTGCGAATGTTCTGAGTGGGTAACCTTCATAAAATTCACTATTATGTTGTTTCAACCATTCCGGTGCAAAGATCGTGGCTGAATTTATTTTATAATGTATGTTTTTATTGTTTACCAAAGGAGTGGAAAGAATAATTTGGTCTAACATACTCCAATCGCCTCTATAACAATAACTTCCCTGGTTTTCTTTCTCTAATGAATACCATGGATTATACAATTCTCCTGTTTTTAAGTTTGAAAAACCTTCCTTTGCTTTTAATACTTTATAAATACTCTTATTGGAAGGTTCGTCATTAAAATCTCCCATAATTATAATTTTACTGTTATTATTTATTCCAAATATCAAATTAACCACATCTCGCACCTTTGACGCTACATATTCTCTTTTATATTCTGCTTTTACTCCACCCGAACGTGATGGCCAATGATTCAAAATAAAAATAATAGTATCCGTTTCAGCTAATACTCCTATTACCAATAAGAAATCCCTGGTTTTATAATCAGGTTCATTGTGGAAATCAATTGTATAAGTTTTATAGGTTATTGGTTTGTAAATATCTTCTTTATAAACAAAAGCAACATCAATTCCCCGCTTATCGGGTGAATCCTGGTGAATAATTGAATAATTATATTGCTGTAATTTCTTTGTATTGAATAAGTCCTCCACTACTTTGAGGTTTTCTACTTCAGAGAGACCGATAATTTCAGGACCATCCCCATCACCTAACTGTGAGATAACTTCTGAAAGTTTATTGAGCTTATCGTTGTATTTTTTTAAATCCCATTGTTTTTTACCCGAGGGCAGGAATTCATCGTCTCCCCATTGTAGCGAATCATCGAAAGTATCAAATAAATTTTCAACATTGTACGATGCAATAGTGTAATTTTGTGCTGTAGTATTTTGCCTGCATGAGCAGGTAATTATTACAAAACTGAAAAGGATAATTTTATTTAGCATTGTCTATATTTATTTTGATAGTATAATATACACCGGGAAATGATCGCTATAACCGCTTAAATATTTTTTGCCCCAAAATGTTCCGAGCGGGTAACCATCATAATATTGACTGTTATGTTGTTTTAACCATTCCGGTGCAAAGATCGTGGCTGAATTTATTTTATAATGTATGTTTTTATTGTTTACCAAAGCAGTGGAAATAATAATTTGGTCTAACATATTCCAATCGCCTCTATAACAATAACTTCCCTGGTTTTCTTTCTCTAATGAATACCATGGATTATACAATTCTCCTGTTTTTAAGTTTGAAAAACCTTCCTTTGCTTTTAATACTTTATAAATACTCTTATTGGAAGGTTCGTCATTAAAATCTCCCATAATTATAATTTTACTGTTATTATTTATTCCAAATATCAAATTAACCACATCTCGCACCTTTGACGCTACATATTCTCTTTTATATTCTGCTTTTACTCCACCCGAACGTGATGGCCAATGATTCAAAATAAAAATAATAGTATCCGTTTCAGCTAATACTCCTATTACCAATAAGAAATCCCTGGTTTTATAATCAGGTTCATTGTGGAAATCAATTGTATAAGTTTTATAGGTTATTGGTTTGTAAATATCTTCTTTATAAACAAAAGCAACATCAATTCCCCGCTTATCGGGTGAATCCTGGTGAATAATTGAATAATTATATTGCTGTAATTTCTTTGTATTGAATAAGTCCTCCACTACTTTGAGGTTTTCTACTTCAGAGAGACCGATAATTTCAGGACCATCCTCATCACCCAACTGTGATATCACTTCTGAAAGTTTTTCAAGCTTATCGTTGTATTTTTTTAAATTCCATTGCCTTTTGCTTAAAGGCAGAAATTCGTCATCTCCCCATTGTAGCGGATCATCGAAAGTATCAAATAAATTTTCAACATTGTATGATGCAATAGTGTAATTTTGTGCTGTAGTATTTTGCCTGGATGAGCAGGTAATTATTACAAAACTGAAAAAGATAAATAGATGGAAAATGGAAGGTGGAAGGTGGAAGATGGAAGATGTTTGATGGAAGATGGAAGATGTCACCCCTAACGGGTGCCCACCCGGAAGGGTGGGAAGATGTAGATTTCCCTCTATTTCCTTATTACCTTTTTCCCTTTTTCCCTTTTTCATAATATAATTTCTTAGTGTATCTTTGTGCCTTTGTGGCAATATTTTTTACAAATATATGAAAAAATCTGAAATAAAAATTACCATCGTATTGGATAAGGACAATGTCCCCGAATCGATAAGCTGGAAAGCTACCGATGCAGGTAATCAACCGCAGTTTGCCAAAGCGCTTAACATTGCCCTATGGGACAAACAAACTAAAAGCACCATAAAAATAGACCTGTGGACAAAAGATATGCCGGTTGACGAAATGAAAAGATTTTATGTTGATACGATCGGGGCGATGGCTGATAGTATTGAAACAGCTACGAATGATGAAAAAATGGTGAAGGATATGAAGGAGCTTTGTGGAAAGTTAGCGAAGCGTATTTTGGAGGAGAAGAGGAAAGGTAACAACTAATGATTTCTGTTTCACTTATATTTTATTAAAAAAATCTGCATACTCATTAATAATTTTTTCTTTAGAATATAATGTACGGATCTTTTTTAAGTTGGATTGAATTTTTGTTTGCTCATTTTTATTCTTATTGATCGTTAAATATACCTTCGTTATATCATCTTTATCCATGAAATAATAAGCATCATTTCCCAGAACAGCACGGTTGAACTGATTGTTATGTGCACAAATTAAAGCACTGCAGGCCATTGCTTCTAAAAGCGATGGATTTGTGCCACCGGTAGAATGGCCATGAAAATAAAGGTTTGAATAGAACCTAAGGTTGTTTAAAATATTCTGGTCAAAGATCGTGCCCACCCACTTTATGTTTTTATTGACAAATTTTTTCTTTAAAAAGTTTCCATATTTTGTTTTATAGTTACCGATTACCAGGAAATCGCGCTGAATTGAAGTATTAGTAGCCGCTTCCAGGATCATTTCAATATTATTATCCGGCACTAACCGGGCGATTAACATATCATATTTATACGGTTGTAATCTATATTGTTTTAATACCGACCCCTCCTTTGTTGGAACAGGTTCATCAGATCCTGCAAAAGGAGTTGCTCCATAAGGAATGTATTTAGCTTCTATATGATATTGCTTTTTCAAATAATTTTGAATACCCACTGAATCAGCGATATGATAATGGCTGTGATGAACAGCTAAGGATTCAGCAAATTTTAGAAACTTTCTTACTAATGGATTATACCGGACATTTTTCCACTCCAGCCCATCCATATTGGTAACAACGGTCGTGCTTTTTTTCGGCAGAAGCCACCACCATACAGCGTTGCTGGTATAGCCAAGCTGTAATATCAGGTCAAATTTTCTTTTTCTGCTATCCAGGATACAGTTAAAGTCATAGATAAATTGCCCGAATTTGCCAATTAAAAATTCCGGATCATATTTATGAATTATATTAACTTTATTCCATAATTTGTTTTGCCAGGAATGATCATGGGGGTTATATACATAGACCTGGTGGCCTTTTTCAGCCAATCCTTTTGACAGGTATTGGGCAAACTGTTCAAAGCCACCGTATTGGTTGGGGATGCCGCGGGTGCCGAGGATTGCGATTTTCATTAGAAAATTTTAGCTTTAATATTTTTTTCGTACATTAGCAAATTGATTTTGAAAAAAAATAATATACAGCTATGAGATTTGTTGATGTAAAAAATGATGTTGCTTTTAGAAAAATTTTTGGCAGCGAAAATAAAAAAGAAATACTTATATCATTTCTTAATGCTGTGTTAAAATTAAAAAATGAACGAAAAATAAAAAACATAGACATTTTAAACCCTTTTCAAGCGCCAAAGATAAAAGGATTTAAGGAAACAATAATTGATATAAGAGCAAAAGATCGAAGAGGAGTTTCTTTTATTATAGAAATGCAAGTAGCTGAAAAATTAGGTTTTGATAAAAGGGTTCAATTTTACATCTCCAAAGAATATTCCTCCCAAATAATAAAAGGTGATCTGTACCCGAAATTAAACCAGGTTGTTTTTATCGGTATTCTTGATTTTAATTATTTCTCAGGCAACAATTATCTTACCCAACATTTAATATTAAATACTGATACGTTAAAGCAAGAATTAAAAGACCTGGAATTTAATTTTATTGAATTACCCAAATTTAACAAAAAAGAAAAAGAGCTTAGTGGTCTGATAGATAAATGGGTATATTTTGTAAAAAATGCAGAAAATCTTGAAATAAGACCAGATAATATAAAAGATAAAGGACTGGAAGATGCTTATGAACTAGCAGAAATGTTTAATTGGTCTGGTGAAGAATTAAGATTATATGATTATATGTCTATGAGAAAACAAGATCACAGAGGTGAATGGGAATTGTTTGTTGAAAGAGGAATTAAAAAAGGCGTTGAAAAAGCTGAAAAAAAGGCTGAAAAAGCCGCTGGGCAAAGAGAAGTTGAAATAGTCAAAGAATTTTACAAAAATGGAGTTGCTATTAAAATAATAGCTAATTCTACAGGACTTTCTGTAGAGAAAATAAAGAGTATCCTGAAAATAAAATAAGTTTAAATTTTTTCTAATAGTATTTTATATTCCTTCGCAATATCATCCCATGAATATTCTTTTTTTATTGTTTGTAGTGCATTTTTTTTAATTTTCAGATATAATCCCTTATTCTTAAATAAATAATTTATTTTTTTAGATAGAGAAATTTTATCCTCACTTTTAAATAAAATTCCATTTTCATTATCTATAATTATTTCTCTGTTAACTGTTAAATCTGATACGATAGCGGGTAATCCATAACTCATCCCCATTAATAAAACAGCACTTTGGTAACTAATTTTATGGGGAATAATTAAAGCATCAGCAGTTTTGAATAACAATTCTCTCCTATTATCAGGGATATATTGTATTATTTTAATAACTCTATTTTCTGTTTTATGCAGATCAATTATTTTTTGATAGACATTAAAATCGTCTTTCCAGGGTCTTCCCGCAATAATAAGTATTATGTTTTCATCAATATATGGTAATGCATTTAACAAGACATCCAAGCCCTTTACTTTTTTTATTTGTCCGAAAAAAAGAATATATTTTGATTTTTTAGATAGATTTAATGCTTTTAAGCCCTCTTGTTTAGTTATTTTCGGATTTACTAAATCTAAGTAACCCCCTTGTTTTATCATGTGAACTTTCTTCAATATTTTGGGTTTAAGTATTTTAGATAATTCGTTATAAGCAAATTGATTATGCGCTACGATAGTATCTGAATATTTGTTATAGATTAATTTTTTAATAATTCCAACATCTTCATTGGCAAGATCAGAAATATCATGTGCTATAGAGATAATTTTAACTTTATAAATTTTGGAAATCAAAAAAGGAATAATATCTTTTAGTGATGTTGAAAAATTATGAATAATTGCCTTTGTTACCCTTTCTTTTCTGCAAATTTTAAATGCCTTTCTATAACCTGAAATAAAGTTAAACAGCTTTTTTAGTTTACTGTGGATGTTAGTGTTGAAGAGGTAAAAGATCTTTATTTTATCATTTTCTTCTGCATAATTTGTGAACAAATAGGTTTCAACACCTAATTCAGACATTGATTTTAAGAGGGATAAGTCATAATAATCCATTCCCGCTTTTCTACCAACAGGGTCTATTATGGCTATTTTTATGCTCATTTCAATGGCACCAGTTCTTTAAGTTCCTGTTTAAAAGCTTTGCTAATTTATTTATATCTTCCCTGTAAAAAAATTTTAAATAAGTTTTTGTAGCATTATTTAGTTGGGCTTTTTTACCTTTGTGGAATAATAAAACTTTGGCTTGAGAGATAAGAAATTTGGGCATAATAGATTTTAAAGCTTTTCTTAGTTTCCTGATATTATAAAAATACTGTATTATATCATTCTTCGGTATTTCAAAAACATTTTGTTTTTCTTCAAAATTAGAGCGAAAATTCGGATTAACCCCCAGAAAAGTAAAAAGTGAAGTTAAAACCTTTTCTGTATCTTTTTTTAAATCTTCCTGAAAAAAAACTTTTACATTTTCCAGTCCGAAAGTATCAAGATACCTTTTAACCTGTTCATAATAAAATCCTAATTCTATATATTGTTGATGATATATTGGTAATTTTTCATGCCTGACTCGCTGAAAAACTATTTCTTCAAAAGTCAAATGTACCAGTCCAAGTCTGTAGTCCATAAGATAATGTGAAAATCCTCTATCTATTGGATCACGAAGGATGATGATAATTTTTGCATTAGAAACTAATTGATGTATCTTTTGGGGCACTTTTGGATAAAAAAGGTAAGAAACACTTGCTTCACCAATTGCTTTTTCATTCTTTACATTATTAAACAAAATTTCGTATTCTTCTAATGTTTTAAAGCCTTTCTTATTATAATAATGAAATAGATTTTGTTCACTTATCTCCTCAAAAGAAAAATAGTTAGGCTCTTTTTCCCGACTCATATAAATTTCCGGATGTTGATTTAAGTGATGGTATAAAAATGTGGTTGCAGCTTTCGGAGCTCCAACAATAAAAAAGTTAGGTAACATAATTTTAACAGCTCACGTCTTTTAAAAAGTGGACTTTATTATTTATCAGTTGAGCCAAAAATGATTATAAAGGTCAAATTAAAGAAAAAAAATCTGTTTTTAATGATCTTATAATGCTCAATACCAGCTTGAGACAAAAGTTTTTTAATATCTTTTAAAGACAAAAGAAACATATAATCACCAGCAAACCTTTCTTTACCAATTAAATAAAGAAATTTATCAAAGTATTTTTTTGGTAAATAATGTAAGAGAGGGATTCTGGTATGAACCTCTATTGGGAAATATCTATTAGGTGTTGTAATAAAAGCTGTTTTGGCAACTCTTTTTATTTCCTTTAAAAATAATAATTGCCTTTCTTTATCTCCTACATGTTCTATTACAGCATTTGACCAGCAAATATTAAATTGTTTATCTGAAAAAGGGAATTTCTTACCATCATACTTAACTGCTTTTACTTTCGGATATCTTACCAAAATTTTATTAGGTGTATTAACTCCTAAGGCAGTGATATTTTCAGGATAGGGATAATGCTTTTCTATAAAATTATCTGCCTCGTTCCATTCATTTTCACTAAACCCCACATCCAATATTTTTGATTCTTTGATTGGTTTAAGTTCAGTTAAAAAAAAATCCCATTTTTTTCTACGATTATAAGTGGATATTTTATAAGCTATTGACATTGCTTTATTTTTTC
The window above is part of the Cytophagales bacterium genome. Proteins encoded here:
- a CDS encoding cyanophycinase, translating into MDNPKGKLIAIGGSEDKGTEEEPVLLQQLSLNFFQPEILNRIVTEIKGVDSHIEIITTASSIPEEIGEKYIEGFGNLGCSNVGVLHIRSREDVQIPEYVERISKADGVMFTGGNQLRLSTILGGTEFLEILQQRYRNENFVIAGTSAGAMAMSNTMIYQGSSSEALLKGQVKITTGLAFMQDVIIDSHFVKRGRFGRLAQAVVSNPSCIGIGLGENTGVLITGGSKMEAIGSGLVIIVDGHDIRHSNITEIEQGKPISIENLTVHVLAKGNVYNVKERSFAVNTIGEKI
- a CDS encoding type II toxin-antitoxin system HicA family toxin, whose translation is MSDRLKLCSGTDAVKKFQRKGWIIKRQKGSHIMLTKH
- the cphA gene encoding cyanophycin synthetase, translating into MKILEIKAMRGPNYWSVRRHKLIVMRLDLEDMDHRPTNKIRGFYGRLKKMLPGLYEHRCSPGKPGGFFQRVKKGTWMGHVIEHISLEIQSLAGMECGFGRTRSTGEPGIYNVVFSYMEEKVGRYAAKASVSIAEALTEGTEYDLEGDIQAMREIREDERLGPSTGSIVQEAISRGIPYIRMNNQSFVQLGYGINQRRIRATITSQTSDIAVEIACDKEETKDLLQKANIPVAKGAIITTQRELKKAVKHLGYPLVTKPVDGHQGKGATINITNWDEAVKGFVAAGDYSIKVVIEKFVTGFDFRLLVINYKFVAAALRTPAHVEGDGKSSIQQLIDKVNKDPRRGYGHENVLTEIRVDEMTKNILNIAGRKLDSVLPKGEQFYLKTTANLSTGGTATDVSDTVHPYNIFMAERIARIIGLDICGIDIMAPDLTMPVNENGGAILEVNAAPGFRMHLAPTEGLPRNVAEPVIDMLYPQNNTATIPIITVTGTNGKTTTVRLIAHILKTVDYKVGFTTTDGIYIQNRMLEVGDCTGPRSAEFVLKDPTVNFAVLECARGGILRAGLGFLRCDAAVVTNIAGADHLGLKDIHTAEEMARVKSVVPETVFRNGYAILNADDDLVFGMKKNLDCKIALFSMDEKNPRIKKHCNDGGLATIVENGYITICKGNWKIRVDKVVNIPLTFSGKAIFNIQNILPAVLAGFVRNIKIEDIRVALQTFIPSPAQTPGRMNFFQFKEFEVLVDFAHNTEGFKALGKFLEKVETSPKIGIIAGVGDRRDEDLIELGALSARMYDEIIIRCDKNLRGRPVQELIDLLVEGIHSQDNDKPWKAIPNELEAIAYALKNAPKGSLNIICSDTIPEALDLVKKLKEEEDKFVLTKADIS
- a CDS encoding type II toxin-antitoxin system VapC family toxin encodes the protein MSKIVIDTNIFVYAIDEDSKFFTKSQNFLLDTKYEQFTTSKNISEFLAVVTRGKFPIQIKDALSVVNDIKSSMNVLFPTLSSFSIFEELLSKYEPVGLKIHDFEIASIGLGNQISQVATFNRKDFVEIKEINLISLS
- a CDS encoding type II toxin-antitoxin system HicB family antitoxin is translated as MKLDVLIEKDETGYYVAEVPALPGCLSQGKTLAEAEENIKEAIELWLEVMNEKTPPLQQEQKNISAKELLLKYE
- a CDS encoding endonuclease/exonuclease/phosphatase family protein; the encoded protein is MLNKIILFSFVIITCSCRQNTTAQNYTIASYNVENLFDTFDDSLQWGDDEFLPSGKKQWDLKKYNDKLNKLSEVISQLGDGDGPEIIGLSEVENLKVVEDLFNTKKLQQYNYSIIHQDSPDKRGIDVAFVYKEDIYKPITYKTYTIDFHNEPDYKTRDFLLVIGVLAETDTIIFILNHWPSRSGGVKAEYKREYVASKVRDVVNLIFGINNNSKIIIMGDFNDEPSNKSIYKVLKAKEGFSNLKTGELYNPWYSLEKENQGSYCYRGDWSMLDQIILSTPLVNNKNIHYKINSATIFAPEWLKQHNSEFYEGYPLRTFAGQKYLGGYSDHFAVYITLSVK